A genomic region of Pseudomonas migulae contains the following coding sequences:
- a CDS encoding peroxiredoxin-like family protein, whose protein sequence is MHPANFFAGDEKNPLAGEDQEILRNSILELCESRISTLAIKAGDRAPDFALADANGDDVNSIDLVRKGPMIVVFLRGLWCWYSHATLIALETISETLNNIGVSIVAISPQLHFSDADMDRKQQVSFPILCDAHSRVALEFQVAWRLSAHLKNTYRALGADLDKMNGADCDLLPMASLFVIDRQGTIVYSEVNADHIQSMNTEELLIVLNNMPSPRKIRALE, encoded by the coding sequence GTGCACCCGGCTAATTTTTTTGCCGGCGATGAGAAGAACCCACTTGCTGGTGAGGATCAGGAAATTTTAAGGAACTCAATTCTGGAGCTTTGCGAATCAAGAATTTCAACACTTGCAATCAAGGCTGGGGACCGTGCGCCTGATTTCGCGCTGGCCGATGCAAATGGAGACGACGTAAATTCGATTGACCTGGTCCGAAAAGGGCCAATGATTGTAGTTTTTCTGAGAGGATTGTGGTGCTGGTATTCGCATGCGACACTCATTGCCCTGGAAACAATTAGTGAAACATTAAATAACATTGGAGTATCAATCGTCGCCATATCGCCACAGCTACATTTTTCAGATGCCGATATGGACAGAAAACAACAGGTCAGCTTTCCAATTCTGTGCGATGCTCACAGTCGAGTCGCGTTGGAATTTCAGGTTGCATGGCGCCTATCAGCCCATCTTAAGAATACGTATCGCGCATTGGGCGCAGACCTCGACAAGATGAATGGAGCAGATTGCGACCTGTTACCCATGGCGTCGTTATTTGTTATCGACAGACAAGGGACTATTGTGTATTCAGAGGTCAACGCGGATCATATACAATCAATGAATACGGAAGAGCTTCTTATAGTACTGAACAACATGCCATCGCCTCGCAAAATCCGTGCATTGGAATAG
- a CDS encoding c-type cytochrome → MNSLFMNRSAKVCAGLLVSTFMTPLLAQEGDAKRGEVVFQQCSICHQVGPMSSNGIGPNLTGVLNRKMGSLPDYSYGTGLQKAAQAEMKWDQDKVFNWLADPQTYIKGVVNDDSVTTKMTVKVSDERARRDVIAYIATFGEK, encoded by the coding sequence ATGAACAGCTTATTTATGAACCGCTCAGCAAAAGTGTGTGCCGGGCTGCTGGTGTCGACGTTTATGACACCTTTGCTCGCGCAGGAGGGTGACGCGAAACGCGGTGAAGTTGTTTTTCAGCAATGTTCGATTTGTCATCAAGTCGGGCCAATGTCAAGTAATGGAATCGGCCCAAATCTGACGGGAGTGCTAAATAGAAAAATGGGATCGCTCCCAGATTATTCCTATGGCACGGGCTTGCAGAAGGCCGCTCAGGCTGAGATGAAGTGGGATCAGGACAAAGTTTTCAATTGGCTGGCCGACCCTCAAACCTACATCAAGGGTGTCGTTAATGACGACTCCGTCACTACAAAAATGACTGTCAAGGTCAGCGATGAGCGAGCACGTCGGGACGTCATCGCGTACATCGCGACGTTTGGTGAAAAGTGA
- a CDS encoding YkgB family protein: MKTISIENSKSSVQTHSTLGTKTMGLGIYGSYLALAVIYFWFGGMKFTHYEAEGLVPLVSNSPFLGWVYGIFSVDIFSSLLGMLEISIGVLIAGRLLSPKLSMVGGALSAGLFFTTLSFMFSTPGVIEPSLGFPGISVAPGQFLLKDLGLLAASVFVAGHSLVELEKRKVNA; encoded by the coding sequence ATGAAAACCATAAGCATTGAAAACTCGAAGTCCAGCGTACAAACCCACTCAACGCTTGGAACCAAAACCATGGGGTTAGGCATCTACGGCTCCTACTTAGCTCTCGCTGTTATTTACTTCTGGTTCGGCGGCATGAAGTTTACCCACTACGAGGCCGAGGGCCTGGTTCCACTGGTAAGCAACAGCCCGTTTTTGGGTTGGGTGTATGGCATTTTTTCGGTCGACATCTTCTCCAGCCTGCTCGGCATGCTAGAGATTTCGATCGGCGTTCTGATCGCAGGCCGTTTGCTGTCACCAAAACTATCCATGGTTGGAGGCGCTCTGTCTGCAGGCCTGTTTTTCACGACCCTTAGCTTTATGTTCTCCACTCCGGGCGTCATTGAGCCCAGCTTAGGATTTCCAGGGATTTCCGTTGCGCCAGGTCAATTTCTGCTTAAAGACTTAGGGTTGCTTGCTGCTTCGGTATTTGTGGCAGGTCATTCGCTGGTTGAACTGGAAAAACGTAAAGTTAATGCATAA
- a CDS encoding DsbE family thiol:disulfide interchange protein, producing MKRWLLLLPLVLFLGMAAFLCKGLYLDPSALPSALIDKPFPHFFLQSVQGNRSLTRADLLGKPALVNVWGTWCVACRAEHPVLNKLAQQGVVIHGVNYKDVNSDALNWLRDFHDPYQLNIRDEAGSLGLNLGVYGAPETFLVDSKGIIRYRHVGVIDETVWREKLADLYQGLVQEGTQ from the coding sequence ATGAAGCGTTGGCTGCTACTACTGCCGCTGGTGCTTTTTCTTGGCATGGCAGCATTTCTCTGTAAAGGGTTGTACCTCGATCCCTCGGCGTTGCCCTCAGCGTTGATCGACAAACCGTTCCCCCATTTCTTCCTGCAATCCGTGCAAGGCAATAGGTCCCTGACCCGTGCCGATTTGCTGGGCAAACCGGCGCTGGTAAACGTTTGGGGTACCTGGTGCGTCGCTTGTCGGGCAGAACACCCAGTGCTGAACAAACTGGCCCAGCAGGGGGTGGTGATTCATGGAGTCAATTACAAAGACGTTAATTCCGATGCTCTGAATTGGCTGAGGGATTTTCACGACCCTTATCAGCTGAATATTCGCGATGAAGCCGGCAGCCTCGGATTGAATCTGGGCGTGTACGGCGCGCCGGAAACTTTTCTGGTCGACAGTAAAGGCATCATTCGCTACAGGCACGTCGGCGTTATAGATGAGACGGTGTGGCGTGAAAAGCTTGCAGATCTTTATCAAGGTCTGGTGCAGGAGGGCACGCAATGA
- a CDS encoding heme ABC transporter permease: protein MAFRWFHRLGSPKWFYETSSRFMPWLSGLAALLVATGVIWGLAFAPPDYQQGNSFRIIYIHVPAAMLAQSCYIMLAICGIVSLVWKMKIADVALQCAAPIGAWMTAVSLVTGAIWGKPTWGSWWVWDARLTSMLILLFLYFGLIALGNAITNRNSAAQACAVLAIVGVINIPIIKYSVEWWNTLHQSASFSLTEKPAMPVEMWLPLLFTALGFYCFFGAVLLLRMRLELLKRGCRTSWVRNEVMKSSLAHDAKRVAQ from the coding sequence ATGGCATTTCGTTGGTTTCATCGACTGGGCTCTCCCAAGTGGTTTTATGAGACAAGTAGTCGCTTTATGCCGTGGCTCAGTGGCCTCGCCGCACTGCTGGTTGCTACGGGTGTGATATGGGGGTTGGCCTTCGCACCCCCGGATTACCAACAGGGCAATAGTTTTCGAATTATATATATTCATGTTCCAGCGGCAATGCTTGCGCAGTCGTGTTACATCATGTTGGCGATATGCGGGATAGTCAGTTTAGTTTGGAAAATGAAGATTGCAGACGTTGCTCTGCAGTGTGCTGCGCCGATTGGAGCGTGGATGACCGCTGTTTCGCTTGTCACCGGAGCCATCTGGGGTAAACCCACGTGGGGCTCTTGGTGGGTTTGGGATGCACGTCTAACATCTATGCTGATTTTGTTGTTTTTGTACTTCGGCCTGATAGCGCTGGGTAACGCCATAACAAACCGTAACAGTGCTGCTCAGGCATGCGCGGTACTGGCGATAGTTGGTGTGATAAATATCCCCATTATCAAATATTCGGTCGAATGGTGGAACACGCTCCATCAAAGTGCGAGTTTCAGTCTTACTGAAAAGCCCGCGATGCCCGTCGAAATGTGGCTTCCCTTACTGTTTACAGCACTGGGCTTCTATTGTTTTTTCGGCGCGGTGTTGTTGCTACGAATGCGCCTGGAGTTACTAAAGCGTGGGTGTAGAACCAGTTGGGTTCGAAACGAGGTTATGAAGAGCTCACTGGCCCATGACGCGAAGAGGGTAGCGCAATGA
- a CDS encoding helix-turn-helix domain-containing protein, with translation MVLVSARILNCESAGSYISNTGRFTIIIFLSDNGRLIFNTHSASSDFEAKVGTTILIGDAEQEQALSWSAPNKLLEIAIENRFVADVIAAITPSKTVLSDVIGVYGPEAGFGALAKRLARKMIGQRKTSASLVADGYYCAPTARFLIAMMMNIRYRKGGNKLTPKRLHLPDKTLKAIVDHIEKEISSAISVSEMAEIATQSRFHFARTFRASTGRSPHSYIVDSRLRRAEFLLSETNASLSQIANDAGFNSQSHFTTTFKKRIGITPGQYRDLHR, from the coding sequence ATGGTGTTGGTCAGTGCGCGTATTTTAAATTGCGAATCGGCAGGTAGTTACATTTCAAATACAGGGCGCTTCACAATAATCATATTTCTTAGTGATAATGGTCGCCTAATATTTAATACTCACTCAGCCAGCAGCGACTTTGAAGCTAAAGTAGGTACTACCATTTTGATCGGCGACGCCGAACAAGAGCAGGCCCTATCTTGGAGCGCTCCAAACAAACTGCTTGAGATAGCAATTGAAAATAGATTCGTTGCAGATGTGATAGCGGCAATCACTCCAAGTAAAACGGTGCTATCAGACGTTATTGGAGTCTATGGCCCCGAGGCCGGATTTGGTGCCCTAGCCAAACGCCTTGCTCGTAAAATGATCGGGCAACGAAAAACCAGCGCCAGCTTGGTCGCGGATGGGTATTATTGCGCGCCAACAGCACGCTTTCTGATTGCAATGATGATGAATATTCGGTACCGCAAAGGTGGGAATAAGCTGACTCCGAAGAGGCTTCATCTGCCTGATAAAACGTTGAAAGCTATTGTCGACCATATTGAGAAGGAAATATCGTCGGCTATAAGCGTTTCAGAAATGGCCGAAATCGCTACCCAGAGCAGGTTTCATTTCGCCCGCACGTTTCGCGCTAGCACTGGCCGGTCCCCTCACTCATATATTGTGGATAGCAGGCTCCGTCGTGCAGAATTTCTGTTATCTGAGACTAACGCTAGCCTTTCACAAATCGCCAACGATGCAGGCTTCAACTCACAATCGCATTTCACGACCACATTCAAGAAACGGATAGGCATCACACCTGGACAATACCGCGACCTGCATCGTTAA
- the ccmD gene encoding heme exporter protein CcmD, translating to MSFSSFSDFVAMGHHGLFVWTAYGVCFLVLSINALLPLFAHRRYLQQEFRRLRREENK from the coding sequence ATGAGTTTTTCCTCCTTCAGTGACTTCGTTGCAATGGGACACCATGGCCTGTTTGTATGGACTGCTTACGGTGTCTGTTTTCTGGTGCTTTCTATTAATGCCTTGCTGCCGCTATTTGCGCATCGGCGTTATTTGCAGCAGGAATTTCGTCGATTACGACGGGAGGAAAACAAATGA
- a CDS encoding heme lyase CcmF/NrfE family subunit, protein MIPELGHLAMILALCFASVQAVMPLLGAWRGDRQWMALAQPSAWGQFMFLMFAFGCLTFSFMVDDFSVAYVAENSNSALPWYYKFSAVWGAHEGSLLLWTLILGAWTFAVSVFSRQLPQVMLARVLAVMGIISVGFLLFLILTSNPFSRILPMIPKDGRDLNPLLQDIGLIIHPPMLYMGYVGFSVAFAFAIAALLGGRLDAAWARWSRPWTIVAWAFLGIGITLGSWWAYYELGWGGWWFWDPVENASFMPWLVGTALIHSLAVTEKRGVFKSWTVLLAIAAFSLSLLGTFLVRSGVLTSVHAFASDPARGVFILIFLLLIVGVSLTLFAFRAPVVKSRIAFGLWSRETLLLGNNLLLVVAASMILLGTLYPLALDALSGAKMSVGPPYFNALFVPLMGLLMALMAVGVLVRWKDTPVKWLLSMLAPVLVSSAVLAIIAGFAMTDFHWAVLATFLLAAWVMLAGMRDLLDKTRHQGVFKGMRALTRSYWGMQLAHMGIVVLALGVMLSSQNSVERDLRLAPGDSVELGGYMFVFDGATHIQGPNFTSDVGTIRVLEDGKEVSILHPEKRLYTVQRSTMTEAAIDAGFTRDLYVALGEPLDNGAWAVRVHVKPFVRWIWFGGLITAMGGLLATLDKRYRVKVRSKVSDALGLSEAPV, encoded by the coding sequence ATGATTCCCGAACTTGGCCATCTGGCGATGATCCTCGCCCTGTGCTTCGCCAGCGTACAGGCGGTCATGCCGCTATTAGGTGCCTGGCGTGGTGATCGACAATGGATGGCGTTAGCTCAGCCCTCAGCATGGGGGCAGTTCATGTTCTTGATGTTCGCTTTTGGCTGTTTGACCTTTTCATTCATGGTCGATGATTTCTCAGTAGCCTATGTCGCCGAGAACTCCAACAGCGCCTTGCCCTGGTACTACAAGTTCAGTGCAGTGTGGGGCGCTCATGAGGGCTCGCTGTTGCTTTGGACATTGATCTTGGGGGCCTGGACGTTTGCGGTGTCGGTGTTCTCTCGCCAATTACCGCAGGTCATGCTCGCCCGTGTTCTTGCCGTCATGGGCATCATCAGTGTCGGCTTTCTGTTGTTTCTAATCCTCACATCCAATCCTTTCAGCCGCATCCTGCCGATGATTCCGAAGGACGGTCGTGACCTCAACCCATTGCTCCAGGACATCGGCCTGATCATTCACCCGCCAATGTTGTACATGGGGTATGTGGGCTTCTCTGTAGCCTTCGCTTTCGCCATTGCTGCGTTGCTCGGCGGTCGACTCGACGCTGCCTGGGCACGCTGGTCACGACCGTGGACGATCGTTGCATGGGCCTTTCTTGGTATCGGTATTACGCTCGGGTCGTGGTGGGCCTACTACGAACTAGGTTGGGGAGGGTGGTGGTTTTGGGATCCGGTAGAAAATGCTTCCTTCATGCCCTGGCTGGTGGGGACAGCACTCATACATTCACTCGCTGTCACTGAAAAGCGCGGTGTGTTCAAAAGCTGGACAGTGTTGCTGGCCATTGCTGCGTTTTCCTTAAGTCTGTTGGGTACCTTCCTGGTACGTTCTGGCGTGCTGACCTCAGTGCATGCGTTCGCTTCCGACCCCGCTCGCGGTGTATTCATTTTGATTTTTCTGTTGTTGATAGTGGGCGTTTCGCTGACCTTGTTCGCCTTTCGGGCACCGGTTGTAAAAAGCCGAATCGCTTTTGGTCTGTGGTCGCGTGAAACCCTGCTGTTAGGCAATAACCTTTTGCTGGTCGTGGCGGCCTCGATGATTCTGCTCGGCACTTTGTATCCTCTGGCGCTCGACGCCTTGAGCGGGGCGAAGATGTCAGTGGGCCCGCCATACTTCAATGCGTTGTTTGTACCACTGATGGGCCTGCTCATGGCGTTGATGGCCGTAGGCGTGTTGGTGCGATGGAAAGACACGCCGGTCAAATGGCTATTGAGCATGCTCGCCCCGGTATTGGTTAGCAGCGCGGTGCTGGCGATCATCGCCGGGTTTGCCATGACCGATTTCCACTGGGCCGTGTTAGCTACTTTCTTGCTAGCGGCTTGGGTAATGCTAGCGGGTATGCGTGATCTCCTGGATAAAACCCGACACCAAGGTGTATTCAAAGGTATGCGTGCATTGACCCGAAGTTATTGGGGGATGCAGCTGGCGCACATGGGAATTGTCGTGCTTGCCTTGGGGGTAATGTTGTCGAGTCAGAACAGCGTCGAGCGTGATCTTCGCTTGGCGCCCGGTGACTCTGTCGAGCTGGGCGGCTACATGTTTGTCTTCGATGGCGCCACGCACATTCAGGGGCCTAACTTCACATCCGACGTAGGCACCATTCGTGTGCTGGAAGATGGAAAGGAAGTTTCCATATTGCATCCGGAAAAGCGCCTTTACACCGTGCAACGTTCGACGATGACCGAGGCCGCTATTGATGCCGGCTTTACCCGCGATCTTTATGTCGCGCTGGGCGAGCCGTTGGACAACGGTGCTTGGGCAGTACGAGTACACGTCAAGCCGTTCGTGCGCTGGATCTGGTTCGGTGGCTTGATCACTGCGATGGGGGGCTTACTGGCGACGTTGGACAAGCGTTATCGAGTCAAGGTCAGGAGCAAGGTCAGCGACGCACTGGGCCTCTCGGAAGCCCCCGTATGA
- a CDS encoding cytochrome c-type biogenesis protein, translated as MSRFLCGALLALCSASAAQAAIDAYAFKDEVERARYTELTRELRCPKCQNQDIADSNAPIAADLRKEIFRMLGEGQSNQQIIDFMVDRYGEFVRYKPELNSHTWLLWFGPGGLLLGGVWVIYLIIARHRGRHGDDVEVFSDQERQRLLLLLGKESND; from the coding sequence ATGAGCCGGTTTCTATGTGGCGCTCTCTTAGCGCTGTGTTCCGCCAGTGCCGCCCAAGCTGCCATCGATGCTTACGCGTTCAAGGATGAGGTCGAACGCGCCCGATACACCGAGTTGACCCGGGAACTGCGTTGTCCGAAATGTCAGAACCAGGATATCGCAGACTCCAATGCTCCCATCGCCGCCGATCTGCGGAAAGAGATCTTTCGCATGCTCGGCGAAGGTCAGAGTAATCAGCAGATCATCGATTTCATGGTCGATCGCTATGGCGAATTCGTGCGCTACAAACCTGAGCTGAACAGCCACACCTGGTTGCTCTGGTTTGGGCCTGGCGGTTTGTTGTTGGGCGGTGTGTGGGTGATTTACTTGATCATTGCACGTCATCGTGGTCGGCATGGCGATGATGTTGAGGTGTTTTCTGACCAAGAGCGTCAACGGCTCCTCCTCCTATTGGGTAAAGAATCTAATGATTGA
- the ccmE gene encoding cytochrome c maturation protein CcmE, which translates to MSQLHKMRLLFLLCMLAGIGTASTLVLSALRENINLFYTPTQIANGEAPPNTRLRAGGMVEAGSLHRSADTLDVSFVVTDFKKSVTITYRGILPDLFREGQGIVALGKLNADGVVVADEVLAKHDERYMPPEVSKALKDSGQSVQSTSGIPAKKG; encoded by the coding sequence ATGAGTCAGCTCCATAAAATGCGGTTACTTTTCCTCCTCTGCATGCTTGCCGGAATTGGCACGGCTTCCACGTTAGTACTGAGCGCCTTACGTGAAAACATCAACCTCTTTTACACACCCACTCAGATCGCCAACGGCGAGGCTCCCCCTAACACGCGGCTTCGTGCCGGCGGAATGGTAGAAGCGGGGTCTCTGCATCGCTCGGCCGACACGCTCGATGTGTCGTTCGTGGTCACTGATTTCAAAAAATCGGTAACCATCACCTATCGCGGCATCCTTCCAGATCTATTCCGCGAAGGCCAGGGCATCGTTGCTCTGGGCAAACTCAACGCCGACGGTGTGGTTGTGGCCGATGAAGTACTGGCCAAGCACGACGAGAGGTACATGCCACCTGAAGTCTCCAAAGCCTTAAAAGACAGCGGCCAATCCGTCCAGAGTACCTCTGGAATACCAGCGAAAAAGGGGTAA
- the ccmI gene encoding c-type cytochrome biogenesis protein CcmI, translating to MIDFWLWVGLLLLVALSFVLIPVLFLRRAQSEEDRTAFNVALYQERVAELQLQQGDGVMSPAQTNSARAEADRELLADTEGAGLERFSTTGKPLPVFVAFLIPALGLALYLHFGASDKVELVREFAQPPGSLAQMNDRLERTVNAQPESAENAYNLAQNYMVQGRPDDAARMFERTVSLAGRRPELLGEWAKALYFSNNKMWSAPIKALTDEALNGNPGELVSLSLIGLAAFEEHRYQDALKYWNQALAAMGSDHPSRAALVQAIGKAIDGLSMDVKTSNLTSEHVGGLPPTLLQVRVEISPEIIEKVALDDSVFVFVQALSGSKVPLAAKRLKVSSLPVEVEFSDADAMFTSNTLSQAAEIQVTARVSREGTRASGEWLGRSSTTINSKSTRLKLTIDRPDI from the coding sequence ATGATTGATTTCTGGCTATGGGTCGGCCTGCTGTTGCTGGTTGCCCTCAGTTTCGTGCTAATCCCTGTGTTGTTTTTACGTCGTGCCCAAAGCGAAGAAGATCGCACCGCTTTCAACGTGGCGCTGTATCAGGAACGCGTGGCGGAGCTACAACTTCAGCAAGGGGACGGAGTGATGTCTCCTGCGCAAACAAACAGTGCCCGCGCTGAGGCGGACCGCGAATTGCTGGCGGACACCGAAGGAGCTGGCCTCGAACGTTTTTCGACTACAGGGAAGCCGCTACCGGTATTCGTGGCTTTCTTGATACCGGCGCTGGGGCTCGCGCTGTACCTGCATTTTGGCGCCAGCGATAAAGTCGAGCTGGTTCGTGAGTTCGCCCAGCCTCCCGGCTCACTCGCGCAAATGAACGACCGTCTGGAACGCACGGTTAACGCTCAACCGGAGTCGGCTGAGAACGCTTATAACCTGGCCCAAAACTACATGGTTCAGGGGAGGCCAGACGATGCCGCTAGAATGTTCGAGCGAACGGTGTCACTGGCCGGCCGCCGACCGGAGTTATTAGGCGAGTGGGCTAAAGCACTGTATTTCTCTAACAACAAAATGTGGTCTGCGCCAATCAAGGCGCTGACAGATGAAGCTTTAAATGGAAATCCGGGTGAACTCGTGAGCTTGAGTCTCATAGGTCTGGCTGCCTTTGAAGAGCATCGTTACCAGGACGCTTTAAAATATTGGAATCAGGCATTAGCAGCGATGGGTTCCGACCATCCGTCACGCGCTGCTTTAGTACAGGCCATTGGAAAGGCAATAGATGGTCTGTCAATGGATGTAAAAACCAGCAATTTGACGAGTGAACATGTGGGTGGCTTGCCACCAACACTGCTCCAGGTACGGGTGGAAATTTCCCCGGAAATTATCGAAAAGGTCGCTTTGGATGACAGTGTGTTCGTGTTCGTACAGGCGCTTTCGGGCTCCAAAGTACCTCTTGCTGCCAAACGACTAAAGGTCTCAAGTCTGCCCGTCGAGGTGGAGTTTTCAGACGCTGATGCAATGTTCACCAGCAACACCTTATCGCAAGCAGCTGAGATTCAAGTGACTGCCAGGGTCTCTAGGGAAGGGACGCGTGCGTCGGGGGAATGGTTGGGCCGCAGCTCAACGACAATAAATTCGAAGAGCACCAGGCTGAAGCTTACGATCGACCGTCCGGATATCTGA
- a CDS encoding cytochrome c biogenesis protein DipZ, with translation MLLIAFLGGILTVLSPCILPVVPFLFAGAHRTRSSILLTLAGMTLTFALISSMAVVSSEWVIQASNAGRHVALIVVVLFALSLISVRVSDWLAYPFVLLGNRLDPSSEKVSGPLGSLMIGVATGLLWAPCAGPILGVILTSAMLQGANAGTSLLLVAYGLGGALSLGTLIFAGRGLVNRLKPSIPVTGWLRRGAGVAVLAGAAVISTGADNVLLANTSSEGINNVEQGVLETVPKMIDYFVSKVKAESMENAEGAMPSLSGAVEWINSPALTDDSLKGKVVLVDFWTFDCINCKHALPYVKDWAQKYEKDGLVVIGVHTPEYGFERIIDNVRDKVKEYGITFPVAIDNNYTIWRNFKNQYWPAHYLIDAKGQVRLTHFGEGNYETQEKMIQQLLKEAKTDINPPVVRKG, from the coding sequence ATGTTACTCATTGCATTCCTGGGCGGCATATTGACCGTCCTTAGCCCCTGTATTCTTCCTGTAGTACCGTTTCTATTTGCTGGTGCCCACCGCACTCGCTCATCGATCCTGCTCACACTCGCCGGCATGACTCTAACGTTTGCCCTGATCTCAAGCATGGCCGTGGTCAGCAGCGAGTGGGTGATTCAAGCCAGTAACGCCGGACGCCATGTCGCCTTGATTGTGGTGGTGCTGTTTGCCCTGTCGCTGATCTCCGTCCGGGTCAGTGACTGGTTAGCTTATCCGTTCGTGTTGCTAGGCAATCGCCTTGACCCGAGCAGCGAAAAAGTATCCGGCCCGTTGGGCTCGCTGATGATCGGCGTCGCGACCGGTTTGCTCTGGGCGCCGTGCGCCGGGCCTATCCTCGGGGTGATTCTCACCAGTGCCATGCTCCAGGGAGCGAATGCTGGCACCAGTCTGTTGCTGGTGGCCTACGGTCTGGGTGGCGCGCTGTCCCTCGGAACCTTGATCTTCGCCGGTCGCGGTTTAGTCAATCGCTTGAAACCGTCTATTCCGGTAACGGGTTGGCTGCGTAGAGGCGCCGGCGTCGCGGTACTGGCCGGTGCGGCGGTCATTTCTACTGGTGCCGACAACGTGCTACTGGCCAATACCTCGTCGGAAGGTATCAACAATGTCGAGCAGGGTGTGTTGGAAACTGTGCCGAAAATGATCGACTACTTCGTCAGCAAGGTCAAAGCCGAGTCCATGGAAAACGCCGAGGGCGCCATGCCGTCACTGTCCGGCGCCGTGGAATGGATAAACTCGCCAGCACTGACCGACGACTCGCTTAAAGGCAAAGTGGTTCTGGTGGATTTTTGGACTTTCGACTGTATCAACTGCAAACACGCCTTGCCTTACGTGAAAGACTGGGCGCAGAAATACGAGAAGGACGGTCTGGTTGTGATCGGTGTGCATACCCCTGAATACGGCTTCGAACGTATCATCGATAACGTCAGGGACAAGGTGAAGGAATACGGCATCACCTTCCCTGTTGCCATCGACAACAACTACACGATCTGGCGCAATTTCAAGAATCAGTACTGGCCCGCTCACTACCTGATCGACGCCAAAGGTCAGGTACGCCTTACCCATTTCGGTGAGGGTAATTATGAGACTCAAGAAAAGATGATTCAGCAATTACTGAAAGAGGCGAAAACGGACATCAATCCCCCGGTCGTTCGTAAGGGGTAA
- a CDS encoding carboxymuconolactone decarboxylase family protein, translating into MSRLRTMDPTEATGLVAETFASIKRAAGMIPNAYLTIGTHSPEGLEAMLRLDEVVAQSEISDADLETIRLVVSEWTGCPYCIAAHSLKAKFSGLTHKVISNIRGGSYTGDFRRDALIEFVRNIVSSKGTLGLEAVDLIIAAGYSERQLIGISLTIASTMFTSTVNRINDTAIDYPEF; encoded by the coding sequence ATGTCTCGCTTGAGAACAATGGATCCGACTGAAGCTACCGGATTGGTAGCAGAAACGTTCGCGTCCATAAAAAGGGCTGCGGGGATGATTCCTAATGCTTATCTGACTATCGGAACGCACAGTCCTGAGGGATTGGAGGCGATGCTGCGTCTGGATGAAGTAGTCGCGCAAAGTGAAATTTCCGATGCCGATTTGGAGACGATTCGGTTAGTCGTTAGCGAGTGGACAGGTTGCCCATATTGCATAGCCGCTCATAGTCTTAAAGCTAAGTTTTCGGGGCTTACGCATAAGGTGATTTCTAACATACGGGGAGGCAGTTACACTGGAGACTTCCGGCGAGATGCTCTCATCGAATTTGTACGCAATATTGTATCTAGTAAAGGTACCCTCGGTTTGGAGGCTGTGGATTTAATAATTGCCGCAGGGTATTCGGAGCGTCAACTTATTGGGATCTCTCTAACAATTGCATCGACAATGTTCACCAGTACTGTAAATCGCATTAATGACACCGCTATAGACTATCCTGAATTTTGA
- a CDS encoding cytochrome P460 family protein, giving the protein MKSLIINRSAAIAITACIGLYAAAAQSADYADVKIGPTFNDKGQLEQPKNFRQWVFIGAPLTPNGLNNGKAGFPEFHNVYVEPAAFEHYRKTGTWPEGTMMVKELHLTQKGQLPDGSSVEPSGRGYFPGGGPSGLDISVKDSKRFAKTKNWGYFNFGHHAPPYSAVSTESPKEACAGCHIDNAKEDMVYIQFYKPILSALPLP; this is encoded by the coding sequence ATGAAAAGCCTGATAATTAATAGGTCAGCTGCGATAGCGATAACTGCGTGCATTGGGTTATATGCCGCTGCAGCGCAATCTGCAGACTACGCAGACGTAAAAATTGGCCCGACATTCAACGATAAAGGTCAGCTGGAACAGCCAAAGAATTTCCGTCAGTGGGTTTTTATTGGGGCTCCTCTCACGCCAAACGGACTGAATAACGGAAAAGCAGGCTTTCCTGAATTTCACAACGTTTATGTAGAACCTGCGGCTTTCGAGCATTATCGAAAAACGGGTACCTGGCCCGAAGGGACAATGATGGTAAAAGAACTGCACCTGACTCAAAAGGGCCAGTTACCGGATGGTTCGAGTGTTGAACCATCGGGTAGAGGCTATTTCCCTGGCGGCGGGCCGAGTGGGCTAGACATTTCCGTTAAAGATAGTAAGCGTTTCGCAAAAACAAAAAACTGGGGTTACTTCAACTTCGGCCACCACGCGCCTCCATACTCCGCTGTCTCTACGGAGTCGCCGAAAGAGGCGTGCGCCGGCTGCCATATCGATAACGCCAAAGAAGACATGGTCTATATCCAGTTCTACAAACCGATTCTATCTGCTCTCCCCCTTCCTTAA